Proteins encoded by one window of Methanobacterium sp. CWC-01:
- the pyrI gene encoding aspartate carbamoyltransferase regulatory subunit: MKTPRELKVTPIRNGTVIDHITANKALHVLKILNLPSQETAVTIGMNVKSSQMGAKDIVKIEGRELESAEVDKIALIAPQATINIIRDYEIVTKGKVKLLETISGIIRCANPNCITNTEEPVDSLFYVTSQEPLVVRCYFCERAMDQAEIENQFGPL; this comes from the coding sequence ATGAAGACCCCCCGGGAACTGAAGGTCACACCCATACGGAATGGTACGGTCATCGACCATATCACCGCCAACAAGGCCCTGCACGTTCTGAAGATCCTGAACCTGCCCAGCCAGGAGACAGCAGTGACCATTGGTATGAACGTCAAGTCCTCCCAGATGGGAGCCAAGGACATAGTCAAAATTGAGGGCCGGGAACTGGAATCGGCTGAGGTGGATAAGATCGCTCTCATCGCCCCCCAGGCCACCATAAATATAATAAGGGACTATGAAATCGTAACCAAGGGTAAGGTGAAGCTCCTGGAGACCATCAGCGGCATCATACGCTGTGCCAATCCCAACTGCATCACCAACACCGAGGAACCAGTGGACTCCCTGTTCTACGTCACCAGCCAGGAGCCCCTGGTGGTGCGTTGCTACTTTTGTGAACGGGCCATGGACCAGGCCGAGATTGAGAACCAGTTCGGACCCCTGTAG
- the pheT gene encoding phenylalanine--tRNA ligase subunit beta: MPVIKFTYQNLEELLGTSLDQEELLELLPMIGSDVEDYDEEEVKVEFFPNRPDFLSVEGVARTLRGFLGIETGLPQYHTESSGMTMTVDPRLDKIRPYVACCVVEGIELDEEKLKQLMDFQEDLHWVLGRDRRKVAIGIHNLDVVRPPFHYRAGSPLEDSFIPLECEEELTLQEILEQHKKGRSYAHLLENLEYYPLIVDADDNVLSMPPIINGELTKLTLDTRNLLIDVTGTDLQAVTQTLIILATSFAEAGGRIGTMEMAYPDRTMILPDLTPQEMMVEVEDSERIIGITLNAREVAQALERVRMGAEVVDENTVKVLVPPFRVDILHQVDLVENVAIGYSFPDIKPDLPRVATVAREDPRKEFETLIREIMVGLGLVEVMSLMLTNEEHHYHMMGLTEEERVEVAQPISQDRTMIRQSLLNGLLEFLDHNKHEDLPQKIFEVGEVVYLDGDAETRSQGVRKLAAAVTHSHANFTEIKSLTAAVLTNLGLDMDIKIKEHPSFLRGRCAGVEGRKDGLLVLEGVFGEMNPGVVTSFGLEYPVVALEVEFL, from the coding sequence ATGCCCGTTATAAAATTTACCTACCAGAACTTGGAAGAACTGCTGGGAACATCCCTGGACCAGGAGGAACTCCTGGAACTGTTACCCATGATCGGCAGCGACGTGGAGGACTACGATGAGGAGGAGGTTAAGGTGGAATTTTTCCCCAACCGTCCTGACTTCCTATCGGTGGAGGGAGTGGCCCGAACCCTGCGCGGATTTCTGGGAATAGAGACTGGCCTGCCCCAATACCACACCGAAAGCTCGGGGATGACCATGACCGTGGATCCCCGGCTGGATAAGATAAGACCCTACGTGGCCTGCTGTGTGGTGGAGGGCATCGAACTTGATGAGGAAAAGCTGAAACAGTTAATGGACTTCCAGGAAGACCTGCACTGGGTGCTGGGCCGGGACCGCCGTAAGGTGGCCATCGGTATCCATAACCTGGATGTGGTCCGACCTCCCTTTCACTACCGGGCCGGGTCTCCTCTTGAGGATTCATTCATCCCCCTGGAGTGTGAGGAGGAGTTAACCCTCCAGGAGATACTGGAGCAGCATAAGAAGGGCCGGAGCTACGCCCATCTTCTGGAAAACTTGGAATATTATCCTCTCATTGTGGATGCTGATGATAACGTGCTGTCTATGCCCCCCATCATCAATGGAGAACTTACCAAACTGACTCTGGACACCAGGAACCTCTTGATTGACGTGACCGGCACTGACCTCCAGGCCGTGACCCAGACCCTCATCATCCTGGCCACCAGCTTCGCCGAGGCGGGTGGTAGGATTGGTACCATGGAGATGGCCTATCCAGATCGGACCATGATCCTGCCGGATTTAACCCCCCAGGAGATGATGGTGGAGGTTGAAGATTCGGAGAGGATCATCGGCATCACCCTCAATGCCCGGGAGGTGGCCCAGGCCCTGGAGAGGGTGCGTATGGGGGCGGAGGTGGTGGATGAGAACACGGTTAAGGTACTGGTCCCCCCCTTCCGGGTGGACATCCTGCACCAGGTGGATCTGGTGGAGAACGTGGCCATCGGCTACTCTTTCCCCGATATCAAACCGGACTTACCCCGGGTGGCCACTGTAGCCCGGGAAGACCCCCGGAAGGAGTTTGAAACCCTAATCCGGGAGATCATGGTGGGACTGGGCCTGGTGGAGGTGATGAGCCTTATGTTGACCAACGAGGAGCACCACTACCATATGATGGGACTAACCGAGGAGGAAAGGGTGGAGGTGGCCCAGCCCATCAGCCAGGACCGTACCATGATCCGGCAGAGCCTCCTTAACGGTTTACTGGAATTTCTGGATCATAACAAGCACGAGGACCTGCCCCAGAAGATCTTCGAGGTGGGGGAGGTGGTTTATCTGGATGGTGATGCCGAGACCCGCAGCCAGGGAGTGCGGAAGCTGGCCGCCGCCGTCACCCACAGCCATGCCAACTTCACCGAGATCAAGTCCTTAACCGCCGCGGTGTTAACCAACCTGGGACTGGACATGGACATCAAAATAAAAGAGCATCCCTCCTTCCTGCGAGGAAGATGCGCCGGGGTGGAGGGACGGAAGGATGGCCTGCTGGTACTGGAGGGTGTCTTCGGGGAGATGAACCCCGGGGTGGTCACCAGCTTCGGCCTGGAGTACCCGGTGGTGGCGTTGGAAGTGGAGTTTCTGTAG
- a CDS encoding DUF2283 domain-containing protein, whose amino-acid sequence MKNLFQIKKDYDFQSDILYLRIVNDYHYQESLEIGNYLILDFDEQYHPVAVEILDASKVLNISKYSLQSDFNLDMEISVGEDLIAVRAQFVLSLHQKRIPVVRDFRTLNDIHLPSQEIGLVME is encoded by the coding sequence ATGAAAAATCTATTCCAAATAAAAAAGGACTACGATTTCCAATCAGATATTCTATATCTCCGGATTGTGAATGATTACCATTACCAGGAATCACTGGAAATCGGGAACTATTTGATACTGGATTTTGATGAACAATATCATCCAGTAGCAGTTGAAATTTTAGACGCATCTAAAGTTTTAAATATTTCCAAATATTCCCTGCAGAGTGATTTTAACTTAGATATGGAGATATCGGTAGGGGAAGATCTGATAGCAGTACGTGCTCAATTTGTTCTTTCTCTCCATCAAAAGAGGATACCTGTAGTTAGGGATTTCAGGACCCTTAATGACATCCATTTGCCATCCCAGGAAATAGGATTGGTTATGGAATAA
- a CDS encoding secondary thiamine-phosphate synthase enzyme YjbQ: protein MQMFRKVVDVHTSIRVEMVDITRLVEETVRSSALQEGLVNIYSRHSTSAVVINENEAGLVEDFLVALQKLVPTGAGYLHDRIDNNADSHIRGFLVGGSQTLPFADGRLMLGTWQSIFFVELDGPRHRKLTVTVLGLD from the coding sequence ATGCAGATGTTTAGGAAAGTAGTGGACGTGCACACCAGCATCCGGGTGGAAATGGTGGACATCACCCGGCTGGTGGAGGAGACAGTCCGGAGCAGCGCCCTCCAGGAGGGCCTGGTGAATATTTACAGTCGCCACTCCACCTCAGCGGTGGTCATCAATGAAAACGAAGCCGGACTGGTGGAGGACTTCCTGGTGGCCCTGCAGAAGCTGGTACCCACCGGGGCGGGGTACCTCCATGACCGCATCGATAACAACGCCGATTCCCATATCCGGGGCTTCCTGGTGGGGGGATCACAGACGTTACCCTTCGCTGATGGTCGGCTGATGCTGGGCACCTGGCAGAGCATCTTCTTCGTGGAACTGGATGGACCACGCCACCGGAAGCTGACGGTGACGGTACTGGGGCTGGATTAA